The Virgibacillus sp. MSP4-1 genome has a segment encoding these proteins:
- a CDS encoding class I adenylate-forming enzyme family protein, with product MESAVSRVAIGDIIRRNAGRFPDKKAIVEGDQEITYQQLDELTNQFANYLLHSGFKKGDKVLTVCGNHWEYVVISNGIAKAGLIWVPINPAISKEEKQYIMNLIEPKLIIGDAVLMEPSLEVYQEYCSAFLAVRGTFAGARPFLPAIEDEAKKEPAVEIQDRDTAQIMFTSGTTGNPKGVMISHLAVYIASLGNIIESDFKEDEVVLTMMPLFHCAQHTFTMSTLHRGAKTVIIGGFEPELLMKTIQDHKISNMFALPMMYRMILDHPKKAEYDLSSLRRCTYAMAPMDKRSLERCINQICPQFALGTGQTEMYPSTMVFRPEEQLRRFGSYWGTSSLINDTAVMDDEGHLLPKGEVGEIVHRGPNVMNGYYKNEEETEKSRAFGWHHTGDLGYWDEDLQLVFVDRKKDIIKTGGENVPSIKVESVLLMHEDIENGVAVGLPHEHWSEAVTAFVVRKEGAVTSSDDVISFCRQHLGGFQVPKDVVFLEQLPMTSTGKIQKHMLRQQYKNHYQVTN from the coding sequence ATGGAGAGTGCGGTAAGTCGAGTGGCTATTGGAGATATTATTCGGCGGAATGCAGGGAGGTTTCCGGATAAGAAGGCGATTGTTGAGGGGGATCAGGAAATTACCTATCAGCAGCTGGATGAATTAACGAATCAGTTTGCCAACTATCTTCTTCATTCCGGATTTAAAAAAGGGGATAAGGTTCTGACGGTCTGCGGAAACCACTGGGAATATGTAGTGATTTCCAATGGGATTGCCAAGGCAGGTCTGATCTGGGTGCCAATCAACCCGGCCATATCCAAAGAGGAAAAGCAGTATATTATGAATCTAATCGAACCAAAATTAATCATTGGTGATGCTGTCCTGATGGAGCCGTCTCTTGAAGTATATCAAGAGTATTGTTCAGCCTTTTTAGCCGTACGGGGGACTTTTGCCGGGGCCCGCCCCTTTTTGCCTGCTATAGAAGATGAGGCGAAAAAAGAACCGGCTGTGGAGATTCAGGACCGGGATACCGCTCAAATTATGTTCACCAGTGGTACGACCGGCAATCCAAAGGGAGTTATGATCAGTCATTTGGCCGTCTATATTGCGAGCTTAGGCAATATTATTGAAAGTGATTTTAAGGAAGATGAAGTCGTCTTAACGATGATGCCGCTGTTCCATTGTGCCCAGCACACGTTTACGATGTCCACCCTTCACCGCGGGGCCAAAACCGTCATTATCGGTGGCTTTGAACCGGAGCTGCTGATGAAGACGATACAGGATCATAAAATTTCGAATATGTTTGCCCTGCCGATGATGTATCGAATGATTTTGGATCATCCGAAAAAAGCTGAATATGATTTAAGTTCACTAAGAAGGTGCACGTATGCGATGGCGCCTATGGATAAACGTTCCCTGGAGCGGTGCATCAATCAAATCTGCCCTCAGTTTGCTCTCGGTACAGGGCAGACCGAAATGTATCCATCCACTATGGTGTTCAGACCGGAAGAACAATTACGGAGATTCGGCTCTTATTGGGGGACGTCTTCCCTGATTAATGATACGGCTGTTATGGATGATGAGGGCCATCTTTTACCTAAAGGTGAGGTCGGCGAGATTGTGCACAGAGGACCGAACGTCATGAACGGGTATTACAAGAACGAAGAGGAAACGGAAAAAAGCCGGGCTTTCGGCTGGCATCATACCGGGGATCTGGGCTATTGGGATGAGGATCTGCAGCTGGTGTTTGTTGACCGGAAGAAAGACATTATTAAAACCGGCGGGGAAAATGTGCCGTCGATTAAAGTGGAGAGTGTTTTACTGATGCATGAAGATATCGAAAATGGTGTTGCCGTCGGACTTCCGCATGAACATTGGTCCGAGGCTGTTACGGCATTTGTTGTACGGAAAGAAGGAGCGGTCACGTCTTCCGATGATGTCATTTCCTTCTGCCGGCAGCATTTAGGAGGCTTTCAGGTTCCAAAGGATGTTGTCTTTCTGGAGCAGCTGCCGATGACATCAACAGGAAAAATTCAAAAGCATATGCTCCGTCAGCAGTATAAGAATCATTATCAAGTGACCAATTAA
- a CDS encoding MaoC/PaaZ C-terminal domain-containing protein — translation MYDKYFEYFEIGETWKSRARTITESDLVMFSALTGDWYPLHTDIEYAKKSPFKQRIAHGMLVLSIGTGLTKMEPEIIIANYGIDQLRFIQPVFIHDTIHVELEVVDLKDKQNGTGVVTVKQSTYKQTGDQVITGISKALVKKEPEN, via the coding sequence ATGTACGATAAATATTTTGAATATTTTGAAATAGGTGAAACGTGGAAGTCCAGAGCAAGGACGATAACGGAATCTGATCTCGTCATGTTCAGTGCATTGACCGGTGACTGGTATCCGCTTCATACCGACATCGAATACGCAAAAAAATCTCCATTTAAACAAAGGATTGCCCATGGAATGCTCGTTCTTTCCATTGGAACGGGACTGACCAAAATGGAGCCTGAGATTATTATAGCGAATTATGGGATTGATCAGCTGCGGTTCATCCAGCCTGTTTTTATTCATGACACCATCCATGTGGAGTTAGAGGTTGTGGATTTGAAAGATAAACAAAATGGTACCGGGGTTGTAACGGTGAAGCAGTCTACTTATAAACAAACCGGAGACCAGGTGATTACAGGGATTTCCAAGGCGTTAGTGAAAAAAGAACCGGAAAACTAA
- the menE gene encoding o-succinylbenzoate--CoA ligase, whose translation METTVGSWIRKHAKADPDRMALISHEKRFTYEEFNHRVNRLGHALISLGVRKGDRVDALLLNTNEILESMFACAKIGAIFVPINFRLSVEEVHYIVQDSRPNHFIYDERMRPLVDQLREMKSSILEYIHVGNNPHELDWRYEQLIVNAPQTEPDINIRTEDIHMMMYTSGTTGKPKGAMLSHQNTLWNAINSIHASPFEKSDITLSAAPLFHIGGMSVFTTPLIYKGGTVILDDSFDPERTLQKIQEEKITSLFLVPAMWQAIMNVENFEDYDISSLRFCVSGGAPCPITVITFFQDRGIPFYEGFGLTETAPFVSILDEQNTLRKNGSVGKEPMHTRVRIVNDHNQDVETGEVGELIVKGPNVMAGYWNKPEETKRVLKNGWFYTGDLAKYDDEGFLYIVDRKKDMIITGGENVYPIEVEQALYRHPNILETAVVGYPDEEWGESVKAVIALKNSEEPLTLQDIHDFLEGKIARFKMPREIEMVEELPRNATGKVLKTKLRQKSHS comes from the coding sequence TTGGAAACGACTGTTGGCAGCTGGATTAGGAAGCATGCAAAGGCTGACCCTGATCGCATGGCCCTTATTTCACACGAAAAAAGATTCACCTATGAGGAGTTCAATCATCGGGTGAACCGTCTGGGGCATGCCCTCATCTCACTTGGCGTCCGAAAGGGAGACCGGGTGGATGCACTGCTATTGAACACAAACGAAATTCTGGAGTCGATGTTTGCCTGTGCAAAAATAGGGGCCATATTTGTCCCAATCAATTTTCGCCTAAGTGTGGAGGAGGTTCATTATATTGTTCAGGATTCCCGGCCCAATCATTTTATTTATGATGAACGAATGAGGCCGCTGGTGGATCAGTTGCGGGAAATGAAGTCCAGTATTCTGGAGTATATTCACGTAGGCAATAATCCTCATGAGCTTGATTGGCGTTATGAACAGCTCATTGTCAACGCGCCTCAGACAGAGCCTGATATCAATATACGAACAGAGGATATTCATATGATGATGTATACCTCAGGAACAACCGGTAAACCAAAAGGGGCGATGCTAAGCCACCAGAATACCCTGTGGAATGCGATTAACAGCATTCATGCCAGCCCTTTTGAGAAAAGTGATATTACGCTGTCGGCAGCACCTCTCTTTCATATCGGCGGCATGAGTGTTTTTACAACGCCTTTAATTTATAAGGGAGGAACCGTTATCCTGGATGATAGCTTTGATCCTGAGCGGACCCTGCAGAAAATACAGGAGGAAAAAATCACAAGCCTTTTCTTAGTTCCTGCGATGTGGCAGGCCATCATGAATGTTGAGAACTTTGAAGACTACGACATATCATCCCTGCGCTTCTGTGTATCCGGGGGAGCCCCTTGTCCGATCACAGTGATTACCTTTTTCCAGGATAGGGGGATTCCTTTTTATGAAGGTTTCGGGCTTACGGAAACGGCTCCGTTTGTCTCGATTCTGGATGAACAAAATACGTTGCGAAAAAATGGCTCTGTAGGCAAAGAACCAATGCACACCCGTGTCCGGATCGTCAACGACCATAACCAGGATGTGGAGACAGGGGAAGTAGGAGAATTAATTGTTAAAGGTCCAAATGTTATGGCCGGTTACTGGAATAAACCCGAGGAGACGAAAAGGGTTCTGAAAAATGGCTGGTTTTATACAGGCGACCTGGCTAAATATGATGATGAAGGATTTCTCTATATCGTGGACCGGAAAAAGGACATGATTATCACTGGAGGAGAAAATGTCTATCCTATTGAGGTTGAGCAGGCACTGTACCGTCATCCGAATATCCTGGAAACCGCGGTGGTCGGTTATCCTGATGAAGAGTGGGGAGAATCGGTGAAGGCTGTGATTGCACTGAAGAACAGTGAAGAACCATTAACTCTGCAGGATATCCATGACTTTTTAGAAGGAAAAATTGCCCGGTTTAAAATGCCGAGAGAGATCGAAATGGTTGAGGAACTGCCAAGAAATGCAACAGGTAAAGTGTTAAAAACAAAACTGAGACAAAAGAGTCATTCCTGA
- a CDS encoding acyl-CoA dehydrogenase family protein: MAHWIFQDEHHMFRKAVRKFIEKEIIPNVEKWEREEEVPRSLYERMGELGYLGIKFPEIYGGSDSDIITEAVLIEEMAKCGSGGVAAAIGAHTGIAMTNIWKYGSEEQKQNYLVPGIKGEKISALAITEPSGGSDVSAIKTTAKKSGSHYILNGSKTFITNGVHADYVIVAAKTREEPVHRNISLFIVESDWEGFSAGKKLKKLGWHASDTGELFFDEVKVPEENLIGREHEGFLYIMENFQFERLSMALGCVGLGELALETAKKYSQERIQFNRPLSKFQVLRHKMVDMAVDLEKARNITYRALYLYNKGEDVVTEATMAKVYATEMIRRVTDQALQIHGGNGYMMEYDVQRFWRDARIQSIGGGTTQIMNEILTKRLGIIS, encoded by the coding sequence ATGGCTCATTGGATTTTTCAGGATGAACACCACATGTTCCGAAAAGCGGTCCGGAAATTTATAGAAAAGGAAATCATTCCGAATGTCGAAAAATGGGAAAGAGAAGAAGAGGTTCCCAGGAGTCTGTATGAACGAATGGGAGAGTTAGGCTATCTGGGCATTAAATTTCCCGAAATATACGGGGGAAGTGATTCAGATATCATTACGGAAGCGGTCCTGATTGAGGAAATGGCCAAATGCGGCTCCGGGGGTGTGGCAGCTGCCATTGGTGCTCATACAGGAATTGCCATGACAAACATTTGGAAATATGGAAGTGAAGAGCAAAAGCAGAACTATCTTGTTCCAGGGATTAAAGGTGAAAAAATTTCCGCCTTGGCCATTACAGAGCCAAGTGGAGGGTCTGACGTTTCTGCCATCAAAACGACAGCAAAGAAGAGCGGCAGTCACTATATTTTGAATGGCTCCAAAACGTTTATTACGAATGGGGTCCATGCGGACTATGTCATAGTCGCGGCGAAAACAAGAGAAGAGCCTGTTCATCGAAACATCAGCCTTTTTATTGTGGAGTCGGACTGGGAAGGATTTTCTGCAGGAAAGAAACTGAAAAAGCTGGGCTGGCATGCTTCGGATACAGGAGAATTATTTTTCGATGAGGTGAAAGTCCCGGAAGAAAATCTGATCGGCCGTGAACATGAAGGCTTTCTATATATTATGGAAAACTTTCAATTTGAACGTCTCAGTATGGCTCTGGGCTGTGTGGGGCTGGGTGAACTGGCGTTGGAGACAGCGAAAAAATACAGTCAGGAGCGGATTCAGTTCAATCGTCCTTTATCGAAGTTTCAGGTGCTGCGCCACAAGATGGTCGATATGGCTGTCGATCTAGAAAAAGCCCGAAATATCACCTACCGTGCTCTGTATTTGTATAACAAAGGAGAGGACGTCGTTACAGAGGCCACCATGGCCAAGGTGTATGCGACCGAAATGATTCGCCGGGTAACCGACCAGGCCTTGCAAATTCATGGTGGAAACGGATATATGATGGAATATGATGTTCAGCGTTTCTGGCGTGACGCCCGTATTCAGTCGATTGGAGGCGGAACCACCCAGATTATGAACGAAATCCTGACGAAGCGTTTAGGAATTATCTCGTAA
- a CDS encoding acyl-CoA carboxylase subunit beta, which yields MEREWKVLAERERIHKGGKSHDKLEKAGKRFVRDRLKLYFDEERPFYETGLFAQVLNEKLPADGVVTGTGKMDDRIVYFMASDFTVKAGSMGKYHSEKVLRIQEAAIRGKRPIVYMIDSSGGRIDEAGGYHVEKYSGGKIFYNHSILSGRVPQIAVLYGPCFAGTAYMPVFSDFTIMVDQMAGMAIASPRMVQMATTQKVDIEELGGSHMHATKSGSADFVAESEEHAAEIVKKLMTYLPDHFDAELPEYPAADPKLDPKDIDNLIPQEPNRAYDVHKLIDSIVDADSFLEVKKDYAKELVTGFARLNGKTVGIVANQPMHKGGAIFPESSDKGAKFVWTCDAYNIPLLYLCDTPGFMVGTKVEQEGILRKGRNFIFASSCANVPKLCVIVRKAYGAGIYAMAGPAYEPDTTIALPSAEIAIMGPEAAINAVYYNKIQAVEDPKERAELVKKLQEEYRAGYDIFKLSGELVVDDLIVPSDLREELISRYETFENKDFKLPERKHSTMLS from the coding sequence TTGGAAAGAGAGTGGAAAGTATTAGCGGAAAGAGAACGAATCCATAAAGGCGGAAAAAGTCACGATAAATTGGAGAAAGCGGGAAAACGGTTTGTGCGGGATCGCTTGAAGCTTTATTTTGATGAGGAGAGGCCCTTTTATGAAACCGGACTGTTTGCCCAGGTGCTGAATGAGAAGCTTCCGGCAGACGGGGTGGTAACCGGTACAGGGAAGATGGATGATCGAATCGTTTATTTTATGGCCAGTGATTTTACCGTGAAAGCTGGATCCATGGGGAAGTACCATAGTGAAAAAGTGTTGCGGATTCAGGAGGCTGCCATTCGCGGCAAGAGGCCCATTGTTTATATGATCGATTCTTCCGGTGGACGGATTGATGAAGCTGGTGGATACCATGTTGAAAAATATTCAGGCGGGAAGATTTTCTATAATCATAGTATTCTATCAGGCCGGGTTCCGCAGATTGCGGTGCTTTATGGCCCATGTTTTGCCGGAACAGCCTATATGCCTGTCTTTTCCGATTTCACCATTATGGTCGATCAAATGGCCGGAATGGCGATTGCGTCTCCAAGGATGGTTCAAATGGCGACGACGCAGAAGGTGGATATTGAAGAGCTGGGCGGGTCTCATATGCACGCCACAAAGAGTGGATCGGCCGATTTTGTAGCAGAATCTGAAGAGCATGCGGCTGAAATTGTGAAAAAGCTGATGACCTATTTGCCGGATCATTTTGATGCAGAACTCCCGGAATACCCTGCCGCCGATCCGAAACTGGATCCAAAGGACATCGACAATCTTATTCCCCAGGAGCCAAACCGGGCTTATGATGTCCACAAACTGATTGATTCCATAGTCGATGCGGATAGTTTCTTAGAAGTGAAAAAGGATTATGCAAAGGAACTGGTTACAGGCTTTGCCCGGCTGAATGGGAAAACGGTCGGCATAGTAGCCAATCAGCCGATGCATAAGGGGGGAGCCATTTTCCCGGAGTCCTCTGATAAAGGAGCCAAATTTGTATGGACGTGTGATGCCTACAACATTCCGCTCTTATATCTCTGTGACACCCCAGGCTTTATGGTAGGGACGAAGGTGGAACAGGAAGGCATATTACGAAAGGGACGCAATTTTATTTTTGCCAGCTCCTGTGCCAATGTACCGAAACTGTGTGTGATCGTGCGGAAAGCCTATGGGGCAGGCATTTATGCCATGGCGGGCCCGGCCTATGAACCGGATACAACCATCGCTCTTCCGTCTGCCGAAATAGCCATCATGGGACCTGAAGCTGCGATCAATGCAGTCTATTACAATAAAATACAGGCGGTGGAAGATCCAAAAGAACGGGCGGAATTAGTGAAAAAGCTGCAGGAGGAATACCGGGCAGGCTATGACATTTTTAAGCTATCGGGTGAACTGGTTGTGGATGATTTAATAGTCCCAAGTGATTTGCGCGAGGAGCTGATCAGCCGTTATGAAACCTTTGAAAATAAAGATTTTAAACTGCCTGAGAGGAAACACTCCACGATGTTGAGTTAA
- a CDS encoding acetyl-CoA carboxylase biotin carboxylase subunit has product MFTKILIANRGEIAARVIRTCKRMGIQTVAIYSEADADSPHVKMADESYLAGGNQVQESYLNMDRIFEMIHESGAEAVHPGYGLMSENPDFAKRCQEEGIVFIGPSPDVIARMGSKIEARKTMKEAGVPVVPGIQYPLEDGDEAARVASEIGYPVMLKASSGGGGIGMQLAHNEEEVKKAFEGNQKRAQTFFGDGAMYVEKSIPNPRHIEIQVLADQAGETVYLWERECSIQRRHQKVVEEAPSPFLDEATRERMGKAAVKAAKSIGYGNAGTIEFLVDEDKNFYFLEMNTRLQVEHPVTEEITGIDLVEEQIRIANGEALRLEQSGIKREGHAIEVRIYAEDPKTFFPSPGQITQLDYPEGEHIRHELAVHSESKVTPFYDPMIAKLIVTGKDRDEGIERLGDVLEKYIVEGIKTNIPMLRQVIQHPAFREGKTTTDFVPKYLQGEHAKS; this is encoded by the coding sequence TTGTTTACGAAAATTTTAATCGCGAATCGTGGAGAAATCGCAGCCAGAGTTATCCGAACGTGTAAAAGAATGGGAATCCAGACTGTCGCCATTTATTCCGAGGCAGATGCAGACAGTCCCCATGTGAAAATGGCGGATGAGTCCTATCTGGCCGGGGGCAATCAGGTCCAGGAAAGCTACTTAAATATGGACCGGATTTTTGAAATGATTCATGAAAGCGGCGCTGAGGCGGTACATCCCGGTTATGGGCTGATGTCCGAAAATCCGGATTTTGCTAAACGGTGTCAGGAGGAGGGGATTGTTTTTATTGGCCCATCCCCTGATGTGATCGCCAGGATGGGAAGCAAAATTGAGGCGAGAAAAACGATGAAAGAGGCAGGTGTTCCCGTCGTACCCGGGATTCAATACCCGCTCGAGGATGGGGATGAGGCTGCTCGTGTGGCGAGTGAAATTGGCTACCCTGTTATGTTAAAGGCTTCTTCAGGGGGTGGCGGCATTGGGATGCAGCTTGCCCATAATGAGGAAGAAGTGAAAAAAGCGTTCGAGGGAAATCAGAAGCGTGCGCAGACCTTCTTTGGAGACGGGGCGATGTATGTGGAAAAATCAATTCCGAACCCCCGTCATATTGAAATTCAGGTTTTAGCTGATCAGGCAGGAGAAACCGTTTATTTATGGGAACGGGAATGCTCCATCCAGCGACGCCATCAAAAGGTTGTCGAGGAGGCGCCTTCTCCCTTTCTCGATGAAGCGACGAGAGAAAGGATGGGAAAGGCGGCTGTGAAGGCGGCGAAATCGATTGGATACGGTAATGCAGGTACGATTGAGTTTTTAGTCGATGAGGATAAAAATTTTTATTTCCTGGAGATGAATACACGTCTTCAGGTAGAGCATCCGGTTACAGAAGAGATTACAGGCATTGATCTGGTGGAGGAGCAAATAAGGATTGCCAATGGCGAGGCTCTAAGGCTGGAGCAGTCCGGGATCAAAAGGGAAGGGCATGCGATTGAGGTTAGAATTTATGCAGAGGATCCAAAGACCTTTTTCCCATCCCCAGGGCAAATCACCCAACTGGACTATCCGGAAGGGGAACATATTCGTCATGAATTAGCTGTCCATTCTGAGTCCAAGGTTACTCCTTTTTATGATCCGATGATTGCAAAATTAATTGTAACTGGGAAGGATCGTGATGAAGGAATTGAGAGATTAGGAGATGTACTGGAGAAGTATATAGTAGAAGGAATTAAAACCAATATTCCGATGTTAAGGCAAGTGATTCAGCATCCAGCCTTTCGGGAAGGGAAAACAACGACAGATTTTGTCCCGAAATATTTGCAGGGAGAGCATGCCAAATCATAA
- a CDS encoding acyl-CoA dehydrogenase family protein, with translation MPYEPYMTEEHDQLRQTIRKFVEKEIIPYVDEWEAAGEFPRSLFERMGELGFLGFHYPESVGGQGGDYFTKLVLAEELNKCGCGGVPMAIAVQTDMATPPIYKFGNADQHERFLTPAIRGEKIAAIGITEPNNGSDVQGIQTRARRDGDEWVINGTKTFITNGTKADFVTLVTRTSDEPGADGISLFLVDTDTPGFSVGKKLDKVGMRSSDTAELIFDQVRVPNENLLGEEGKGFYQIMWQLQGERMIGAAGAIGGADFAYEQALNYARNRIAFEQPISRFQVISHLLAEMKTEIEVCRELTYATAYRFSKGEVPAKEISMTKLSAVQMAHWVADRALQIHGGHGYMAEYPIERNWRDSRLARIGGGTDEIMKEIIAKQMEI, from the coding sequence ATGCCCTATGAACCTTATATGACCGAAGAACATGATCAACTACGGCAAACCATCCGGAAATTTGTGGAGAAGGAGATTATCCCTTACGTCGATGAATGGGAGGCCGCCGGGGAATTTCCAAGAAGTCTGTTTGAACGGATGGGAGAGCTGGGATTTTTAGGCTTTCATTATCCTGAATCTGTCGGAGGGCAGGGAGGCGATTATTTTACCAAGCTTGTCCTGGCCGAGGAATTAAACAAATGTGGCTGTGGCGGGGTACCGATGGCCATTGCGGTGCAGACGGATATGGCGACCCCCCCGATTTATAAGTTTGGCAATGCAGATCAGCATGAACGTTTTCTCACCCCTGCGATAAGAGGGGAAAAAATCGCCGCCATTGGCATTACGGAGCCAAATAACGGTTCGGATGTACAGGGGATTCAGACACGGGCGAGAAGAGATGGCGATGAATGGGTGATTAACGGAACGAAAACCTTTATTACCAATGGGACGAAAGCGGACTTTGTGACACTGGTGACCCGAACCTCCGATGAACCGGGCGCAGATGGAATCAGTCTGTTTCTGGTGGATACAGATACGCCTGGGTTTTCGGTTGGGAAAAAGCTCGACAAAGTGGGGATGCGTTCCTCGGATACCGCTGAACTTATTTTTGATCAGGTGCGGGTTCCGAACGAAAATTTACTCGGGGAAGAAGGCAAGGGATTCTATCAAATTATGTGGCAGCTTCAGGGAGAACGGATGATAGGAGCTGCAGGTGCCATAGGCGGTGCTGATTTCGCTTATGAGCAGGCGCTGAACTATGCCCGAAATCGTATCGCTTTTGAACAGCCCATTAGCCGTTTTCAGGTGATTTCCCACTTGCTGGCGGAAATGAAAACGGAAATTGAAGTATGCCGTGAGCTCACCTATGCTACTGCCTATCGTTTCTCTAAGGGAGAGGTTCCGGCAAAGGAGATTTCCATGACGAAATTATCAGCGGTCCAGATGGCCCATTGGGTAGCGGATCGGGCCCTGCAAATCCATGGAGGACACGGCTATATGGCGGAATATCCGATTGAGCGTAACTGGCGGGACAGTCGCCTGGCGCGTATTGGCGGAGGAACAGACGAAATTATGAAAGAGATTATTGCCAAACAAATGGAAATTTAA
- a CDS encoding biotin/lipoyl-binding carrier protein — protein sequence MGEIQATMAANVWKVEVEENDMVKAGDIVVILESMKMEIPIEAEQDGVVTAVETVEGDFVQEGQVLLTIREES from the coding sequence ATGGGGGAAATTCAGGCCACGATGGCAGCGAATGTGTGGAAGGTTGAAGTCGAGGAAAACGACATGGTAAAAGCGGGAGATATTGTCGTCATCCTGGAATCTATGAAAATGGAAATTCCAATTGAAGCAGAACAGGATGGGGTGGTCACCGCCGTAGAAACTGTAGAAGGCGACTTTGTACAGGAGGGCCAGGTTCTGTTAACCATAAGGGAAGAATCATAG
- a CDS encoding acyclic terpene utilization AtuA family protein, with amino-acid sequence MKNVRIGAAQGFYGDTIEPAVATAEKGDVQYICFDALAELTMAILKKDQMKNEKAGYTKDISLQMKALLPYVKEKGIKLLTNAGGINPEGAQQEIIRVAEELGMDDLKVAVVTGDNVLDRIDEFQDRGISLNHLETDEPIETVKDKLVFANAYIGARPIVKALESGADIVVTGRTTDTAQFLAPLIYEFGWGEEEWDRLASGVFMGHLLECSAQSTGGNFSGNWWEIEGFDRIGYPIAEFSENGDFTVSKVEDRGGLVTVDTVKEQMLYEIHDPANYITPDVVVDITNVQLEHTGPNEVKVTGTRGKPRPDTLKVVMGYENGYTGQVMVGFSWPDPLKKAKKVDEIIRKQIKQRGLDYDEVRTDFVGYNSLHGPLAHEYAEELNEIYLRMAVRAKTKKEAAKFSRLFPPLALNGPPTMSGFTGNTAPRALIGMWSALIPRELVEDHIQIKNVEVSAIG; translated from the coding sequence ATGAAAAATGTGAGAATTGGAGCTGCACAGGGTTTTTACGGGGATACGATTGAACCTGCTGTTGCCACGGCAGAAAAAGGAGATGTGCAATATATTTGCTTTGATGCCCTGGCAGAGCTGACGATGGCCATTTTAAAAAAGGACCAGATGAAAAATGAAAAGGCCGGCTACACGAAGGATATTTCCCTGCAAATGAAGGCGCTTCTACCTTATGTGAAAGAGAAAGGCATTAAGCTTTTGACCAATGCAGGCGGCATTAATCCAGAAGGGGCCCAGCAGGAGATTATCCGGGTGGCTGAAGAGCTTGGCATGGATGATTTAAAGGTAGCTGTCGTGACGGGGGACAATGTGCTCGACCGTATAGATGAATTTCAGGATCGGGGAATTTCGCTCAACCATCTGGAAACGGATGAGCCGATTGAAACGGTAAAAGATAAACTTGTTTTTGCAAACGCATACATTGGGGCCAGACCTATTGTGAAGGCGCTGGAATCCGGCGCAGATATTGTGGTGACAGGCCGCACAACGGACACTGCCCAATTCCTTGCTCCCTTAATCTATGAATTTGGCTGGGGAGAAGAGGAGTGGGATAGACTTGCAAGCGGTGTGTTTATGGGGCATTTACTGGAATGCTCAGCCCAATCGACAGGTGGAAATTTTAGTGGCAACTGGTGGGAGATTGAGGGCTTTGACCGGATTGGCTATCCGATTGCAGAATTCAGCGAAAATGGGGATTTTACCGTAAGCAAAGTGGAAGACCGTGGGGGACTCGTAACGGTGGACACCGTTAAAGAACAGATGCTTTATGAGATTCATGACCCTGCGAACTATATCACGCCGGATGTGGTCGTGGATATTACGAATGTGCAGCTCGAACATACCGGTCCGAATGAGGTCAAGGTGACAGGCACCCGCGGGAAACCCCGTCCGGATACTTTGAAAGTCGTCATGGGGTATGAAAATGGTTATACAGGTCAGGTGATGGTTGGTTTTTCCTGGCCCGATCCTCTAAAAAAGGCGAAAAAAGTAGACGAAATCATCCGAAAGCAAATCAAGCAACGGGGGCTGGACTATGACGAGGTCAGAACGGATTTTGTCGGCTATAATTCCCTACATGGACCGTTAGCTCATGAGTATGCAGAGGAGTTAAATGAAATCTATTTACGCATGGCTGTCCGGGCGAAAACCAAAAAGGAGGCAGCAAAATTCAGCCGCTTATTCCCGCCATTAGCCTTGAATGGTCCTCCGACAATGAGTGGTTTTACCGGGAATACCGCACCACGGGCACTGATTGGAATGTGGTCAGCGTTAATCCCCCGGGAGTTGGTTGAGGATCATATTCAGATAAAAAATGTGGAGGTGTCGGCCATTGGCTAG